Proteins encoded together in one Ferroglobus placidus DSM 10642 window:
- a CDS encoding ABC transporter ATP-binding protein yields MLLRVENLRKSFGGIKAVDGVTFEIEEGEAIGIVGPNGSGKTTLYNLISGIYLPDEGKVIFEGRDITNLPPYERAKLGIARTFQIPRPFGNATVLENVAIGAMFGREKLSVEEAFERAEEYLKLVGIEKLKHKEAKLLTPLEKRLMELARALAMKPKLLLLDEVMAGMNPVDVDRIIELLKKIHREEDIAIVSMVEHLMQAIVKFAERVIVMHQGKILVEGEPEKVLNHPKVIEVYLGKKVI; encoded by the coding sequence ATGCTACTCAGAGTTGAAAACCTCAGAAAGAGCTTCGGAGGGATTAAAGCAGTAGACGGAGTTACGTTTGAGATAGAAGAGGGGGAAGCGATAGGAATAGTAGGTCCAAACGGAAGCGGAAAAACAACACTCTACAACCTCATAAGCGGGATATATCTGCCGGATGAAGGCAAAGTAATCTTCGAGGGAAGAGACATCACGAACTTGCCTCCTTACGAAAGAGCTAAGCTCGGAATAGCGAGAACCTTCCAGATTCCACGCCCCTTCGGAAACGCTACGGTTTTAGAGAACGTAGCTATAGGAGCCATGTTCGGCAGAGAGAAGCTCAGCGTTGAGGAAGCTTTCGAAAGAGCTGAGGAATACCTGAAGCTCGTGGGAATAGAGAAGTTAAAACACAAGGAAGCGAAGCTTTTAACGCCGTTGGAGAAAAGGTTAATGGAGCTCGCAAGAGCTCTTGCCATGAAACCCAAGCTTTTGCTTCTCGATGAAGTGATGGCTGGCATGAATCCCGTAGATGTGGACAGAATAATCGAGCTTCTCAAGAAAATACACAGAGAAGAGGACATAGCGATAGTTTCCATGGTCGAGCACCTTATGCAAGCGATAGTCAAGTTTGCGGAGAGGGTTATAGTCATGCATCAGGGAAAAATCCTCGTTGAGGGTGAGCCTGAAAAAGTTTTGAACCATCCGAAGGTCATAGAGGTCTACCTCGGAAAGAAGGTGATCTGA
- a CDS encoding FAD-dependent oxidoreductase, whose protein sequence is MEEKFDAVVVGGGASGLGAAIKLAKYGFNVVLLERGERIGSKSVYGGRIYSEVFKRELGSLDDAPVERWVRKEVLTFLDSERGLSIELFAKKNEESFTAYLSNFNSWLAQIAENEGALVIAGMKVDDLIIEDGKVKGVVAGGEKLYSDVVIDAEGVNPILAMRAGIRRDWKPNEVAVGVKEVVKLSEEEINKRFGLESDEGLANLMVGFPNSIGGAFLYTNKETVSLGVVVRVDSAVKNNLDVYELAEDIRLHPYVYRLVKGGSVIEYSAHLVPEAGVRGVPERLVSDGFVLVGDAAGLVLNRGFTVRGVDYAFYSGVLAAEAVKNAHEKGEMSRENLAVYESLLKSSAIYEELKFYEKAHEILGEEKFYSLYPQMFIEVFEELYRMDKPKTVYSVVKEKMRERVSTFRAFMDFWKVVRSL, encoded by the coding sequence ATGGAGGAGAAATTCGATGCCGTAGTGGTTGGAGGAGGAGCTTCAGGCTTAGGGGCGGCGATAAAACTTGCCAAATACGGTTTTAACGTTGTTCTACTTGAAAGAGGGGAGAGGATAGGGTCTAAGAGCGTATACGGGGGAAGAATTTACTCCGAGGTTTTCAAGAGAGAGCTCGGCAGCTTGGATGACGCTCCGGTAGAGAGGTGGGTGAGGAAGGAAGTACTAACTTTCCTCGACTCCGAAAGAGGACTGAGCATCGAACTTTTCGCGAAAAAGAATGAGGAAAGCTTCACCGCTTATCTATCAAACTTCAATTCGTGGCTCGCCCAGATAGCTGAGAACGAAGGAGCGCTTGTTATCGCAGGAATGAAGGTCGACGATTTGATAATCGAGGACGGAAAAGTTAAGGGCGTTGTTGCTGGAGGGGAGAAGCTTTACTCTGACGTCGTCATAGACGCTGAAGGGGTGAATCCGATTCTCGCGATGAGAGCAGGGATAAGAAGGGACTGGAAGCCTAACGAGGTTGCCGTTGGAGTCAAAGAAGTTGTAAAGCTCTCGGAGGAGGAGATAAACAAGAGGTTCGGGCTTGAGAGCGACGAAGGCTTGGCAAACTTAATGGTGGGATTTCCGAATTCCATAGGAGGTGCTTTTCTCTACACGAATAAGGAGACTGTCTCTCTTGGAGTTGTCGTTAGAGTTGACAGCGCAGTAAAGAATAATCTGGACGTTTACGAGCTTGCCGAAGATATCAGGCTTCACCCTTACGTTTACAGACTCGTTAAAGGTGGAAGCGTTATAGAATACTCCGCTCACCTCGTTCCGGAAGCTGGAGTTAGAGGGGTGCCGGAAAGGCTCGTCTCCGACGGATTTGTTTTGGTTGGAGACGCTGCCGGATTGGTTTTGAACAGAGGGTTCACAGTAAGAGGAGTCGACTACGCTTTTTACTCCGGCGTTTTAGCTGCTGAAGCTGTGAAAAACGCTCACGAAAAGGGAGAGATGAGCAGAGAAAATCTTGCGGTTTACGAAAGTCTCTTAAAAAGCTCGGCTATTTACGAAGAACTGAAATTCTACGAAAAAGCTCACGAGATCCTCGGAGAGGAGAAGTTCTACTCCCTTTATCCGCAGATGTTCATAGAGGTTTTCGAAGAGCTCTACAGGATGGACAAGCCGAAGACGGTCTATTCTGTTGTTAAGGAGAAGATGAGGGAGAGAGTATCTACTTTCAGAGCGTTTATGGACTTCTGGAAGGTGGTGAGGAGCTTATGA
- a CDS encoding KEOPS complex subunit Pcc1, translating to MLFKLELKLNLEDAEIVYKALKPDDVDWARAELDENLKIIIESEKIGAVINAFEDFMMNVKASLSVLESLSVGKRRE from the coding sequence TTGCTGTTCAAGCTTGAGCTGAAGCTTAACTTAGAAGATGCCGAGATCGTTTACAAGGCTTTAAAGCCCGACGACGTTGATTGGGCGAGAGCAGAATTAGATGAAAACTTAAAGATAATTATAGAGAGTGAAAAGATAGGCGCAGTGATAAACGCTTTCGAAGACTTCATGATGAACGTTAAAGCTTCTCTTTCCGTTCTTGAAAGTCTTTCAGTCGGGAAGAGGCGAGAGTAA
- a CDS encoding adenylyltransferase/cytidyltransferase family protein, with translation MKKVVATGTFDIIHPGHVRFLEEAKKLGDYLVVIVAREKNVKHKPKPIMPEEQRRRVVEALKPVDEAILGDEEDIFKPIEKIKPDVIALGYDQHFDEEWLREELRKRGIKAEVVRIRAKEDCELCSSAKIIERIVTLASSRLKDFQERKEKL, from the coding sequence ATGAAAAAAGTGGTAGCTACGGGAACTTTCGACATAATTCATCCGGGACACGTGAGGTTCTTAGAAGAGGCTAAGAAGCTCGGAGACTACCTTGTCGTGATAGTGGCGAGGGAGAAAAACGTGAAGCATAAACCCAAGCCGATAATGCCTGAGGAGCAGAGGAGAAGGGTCGTCGAGGCTTTAAAGCCGGTTGACGAAGCGATTCTCGGAGATGAAGAGGACATATTCAAACCGATCGAAAAAATTAAGCCCGACGTTATAGCTCTCGGCTACGATCAGCATTTTGACGAAGAATGGCTGAGAGAGGAGCTTAGAAAGAGGGGGATAAAGGCTGAAGTCGTGAGGATAAGAGCGAAAGAGGATTGCGAGCTTTGCAGCTCGGCAAAAATAATCGAAAGAATTGTTACTCTCGCCTCTTCCCGACTGAAAGACTTTCAAGAACGGAAAGAGAAGCTTTAA
- a CDS encoding ferredoxin family protein: protein MSEKRLSVEDRLGLVSFVIDGEPHIIVKEKFCKDCELKVCLKVCPAKLYEEENGKINFNYEGCLECGTCRIACGKLEWNYPRGGFGVNYQFG from the coding sequence ATGAGCGAAAAAAGGCTCAGCGTTGAGGACAGGCTCGGGCTTGTGAGCTTCGTCATAGATGGGGAGCCTCACATAATCGTGAAGGAGAAGTTCTGCAAGGACTGCGAGCTTAAAGTTTGCTTGAAAGTTTGCCCAGCTAAGCTGTATGAGGAGGAAAATGGAAAAATTAATTTCAATTATGAGGGTTGTTTGGAGTGTGGAACTTGCAGAATCGCTTGCGGAAAGCTTGAGTGGAACTACCCGAGGGGTGGTTTCGGAGTAAATTACCAGTTCGGTTAG
- a CDS encoding amino acid ABC transporter substrate-binding protein: MKIRYLLLSLLIFAVVIAGCQQKPEEKATPTPTPAEAKTPAPEKKVETIYFGAPISLSGKFSKEGQMSLWGMQVAIKWINEKHGGIKVGDKVYKVELKYYDDESKKENVQSLVERLATVDKVKFILAPYSSGLTLAAAPIAEKYGVLMNSHGGASDYIFEQGYYYVVQTLSPASKYQTGFLDMVKKIDPNAKKLAMVYEDTEFSRAVFKAAKEYAEKLGFEVVYEKTYPKGTTDMSPILNELKNYEPEILIGGGHFADGQLLVSQMAELKVNVKAASILVAPTLPQFYEALGVKAEGIFAPAQWEIGVKYSPEVAKQLGIDWYGPTQEEFLEMFKEVSGSDKPPSYHAVEAAAAVLSYAYAIEKAQSLDPKVVREAMNDIEFMCVYGKWKIDPETGKQIGHEMVIIQWQGGKKVIVWPPEAANAEPYYPMPTWEEKEQGKLAQK, encoded by the coding sequence ATGAAAATAAGATATCTTCTGCTATCTCTGCTGATTTTCGCCGTAGTAATAGCTGGATGTCAGCAAAAGCCTGAAGAGAAAGCCACACCAACGCCAACTCCGGCTGAGGCTAAAACGCCAGCTCCTGAAAAGAAGGTTGAAACCATTTATTTCGGAGCTCCGATAAGCCTGAGCGGTAAATTCTCCAAAGAGGGGCAGATGTCCCTCTGGGGAATGCAGGTTGCGATTAAGTGGATAAACGAAAAGCACGGAGGAATTAAGGTTGGAGATAAAGTTTACAAGGTCGAGCTGAAGTATTACGACGACGAGTCGAAGAAGGAAAACGTTCAGAGCCTTGTAGAGAGGCTCGCAACAGTTGACAAGGTTAAGTTCATCTTAGCACCTTACAGCTCAGGTTTAACGCTTGCTGCTGCTCCGATAGCAGAGAAGTACGGCGTCCTCATGAACAGCCACGGTGGTGCGAGCGATTACATATTCGAGCAGGGATATTACTATGTTGTCCAAACTCTTAGCCCGGCAAGCAAGTATCAAACTGGATTCCTCGATATGGTTAAGAAGATAGATCCAAACGCGAAAAAGCTTGCTATGGTTTACGAAGACACCGAGTTCTCGAGAGCCGTGTTTAAAGCAGCTAAGGAGTATGCTGAAAAGCTTGGCTTCGAAGTAGTTTACGAGAAAACTTATCCGAAGGGAACGACTGACATGTCTCCAATACTGAACGAGCTGAAGAACTACGAGCCGGAGATACTCATCGGCGGAGGACATTTTGCTGATGGACAGCTTTTAGTCAGCCAGATGGCTGAGCTGAAGGTTAACGTAAAAGCCGCCTCAATCCTCGTCGCTCCCACTTTGCCTCAATTCTACGAGGCTCTCGGAGTTAAAGCCGAAGGCATTTTCGCTCCAGCCCAGTGGGAGATCGGAGTCAAGTACAGTCCGGAGGTTGCTAAACAACTCGGAATCGACTGGTACGGACCGACTCAGGAGGAGTTCTTGGAGATGTTCAAAGAGGTTTCTGGAAGCGATAAGCCTCCGAGCTACCATGCAGTTGAAGCTGCGGCGGCAGTTCTATCTTACGCTTACGCCATAGAAAAGGCTCAAAGCCTCGATCCGAAGGTTGTTAGAGAAGCGATGAACGACATCGAATTCATGTGCGTTTACGGAAAGTGGAAGATCGATCCGGAAACCGGAAAACAGATTGGACACGAGATGGTTATAATACAGTGGCAGGGTGGAAAGAAAGTGATCGTGTGGCCTCCAGAAGCCGCTAACGCCGAACCTTACTATCCTATGCCAACTTGGGAGGAGAAGGAGCAAGGAAAGTTGGCTCAAAAGTAA
- a CDS encoding fatty acid--CoA ligase, with translation MYDFQLILKHVLEHGVRWAPKQEIVYRDLVRYTYEDLYERVHRLASALEEIGVKKGTKVAVLDWDTHRYLECYFAVPMMGAILHNVNVRLSLEDILYTMKHAEDEVVLVNREFLPLIEKIKDKLDTVKNYVILTDDEMPETDLTDLEYEEMLKKASKDYEFPDLDEKTTATLGYTTGTTGRPKGVYFNHRQLVLHTLAVALEFAAYEDYWVSFRSNDVYMPLTPMFHVHAWGIPYVATLLGVKQVYPGRYEPRRIAELVKKEGVTLSHCVPTILNMVLSALKEDERLDGWKVVIGGSKLPKGLALKAIEKGIKITSGYGMSETCPVLTIAKLKPELLSLSDEEKIEYYVKTGFPIPFVYLRVVKEDWKDVEPNERDMGEIVVRAPWLTPEYLKDPEKTKELWEGGWLHTGDIAVVDKHGYVNIVDRIKDVIKSGGEWISSLTLESLISTHPAVQEVAVVGIPDEKWGERPLAVIVVKKEFEGKVSEEEIKKHLMKFVEEGKITKWAVPDKIVFVNEIPKTSVGKINKRALKDMFSG, from the coding sequence ATGTACGACTTTCAGCTGATTTTGAAGCACGTACTTGAGCATGGCGTGAGATGGGCACCGAAACAGGAGATCGTTTACAGAGATCTGGTTAGATACACTTACGAAGACCTCTACGAAAGGGTTCACAGGCTTGCAAGCGCTTTGGAAGAAATTGGAGTTAAAAAGGGGACTAAGGTGGCTGTTCTGGATTGGGACACGCATCGCTACTTAGAGTGTTACTTCGCAGTTCCCATGATGGGAGCAATTTTGCACAACGTCAACGTGAGGCTCAGTCTGGAAGACATACTTTACACGATGAAACACGCTGAGGATGAGGTAGTTCTCGTTAATCGCGAGTTCTTACCGTTGATTGAGAAGATAAAAGATAAGCTTGACACTGTAAAGAACTACGTAATTCTCACAGACGACGAAATGCCCGAAACTGATTTAACCGATTTAGAGTACGAGGAAATGCTCAAAAAAGCGAGCAAGGATTACGAATTTCCGGATCTGGATGAGAAAACAACTGCAACTCTCGGATACACTACTGGCACAACTGGAAGACCGAAAGGTGTTTACTTCAACCACCGCCAGCTTGTTCTCCACACTCTGGCTGTTGCTCTCGAGTTTGCGGCTTACGAAGACTACTGGGTCTCTTTCAGATCCAACGACGTTTACATGCCCCTCACTCCCATGTTCCACGTTCACGCTTGGGGGATTCCCTACGTGGCAACTCTGCTCGGAGTTAAGCAGGTTTACCCCGGAAGATACGAGCCGAGGAGGATAGCGGAACTCGTGAAAAAGGAGGGAGTTACTCTAAGCCACTGCGTTCCGACAATTCTGAACATGGTACTTTCGGCTTTAAAAGAGGATGAGAGGCTCGACGGCTGGAAGGTTGTCATCGGCGGATCTAAGCTTCCGAAGGGTCTGGCTTTGAAGGCTATCGAGAAGGGAATAAAGATAACCTCTGGCTACGGAATGTCCGAAACATGTCCGGTTTTAACGATAGCCAAGCTTAAACCTGAGCTTCTAAGCCTGAGCGACGAGGAGAAGATTGAGTATTACGTTAAGACGGGCTTCCCAATTCCCTTCGTTTACCTGAGAGTCGTCAAGGAAGATTGGAAAGATGTCGAGCCGAACGAGAGAGATATGGGAGAAATCGTCGTGAGAGCTCCTTGGCTCACGCCGGAGTATTTGAAAGATCCGGAAAAAACGAAAGAGCTCTGGGAAGGGGGATGGCTTCACACCGGCGATATCGCAGTTGTTGACAAGCACGGCTACGTGAACATCGTCGATAGGATAAAGGATGTCATCAAGAGCGGAGGAGAGTGGATATCCTCTCTCACTCTCGAAAGCCTGATAAGCACCCATCCAGCTGTTCAAGAAGTTGCGGTTGTAGGAATTCCGGACGAAAAGTGGGGAGAAAGACCGCTCGCTGTAATCGTGGTGAAAAAGGAGTTCGAAGGGAAGGTGAGCGAAGAGGAGATCAAAAAGCACCTGATGAAGTTCGTTGAGGAAGGTAAGATAACGAAGTGGGCTGTTCCGGACAAAATCGTTTTCGTGAACGAAATTCCGAAGACGAGTGTTGGAAAGATAAACAAGAGAGCACTGAAGGACATGTTCTCCGGCTGA
- a CDS encoding branched-chain amino acid ABC transporter permease produces the protein MKPIKDVIPNLIFLIILFVIGSSVEGMWQPIALIIFYVALGQAFNIFLGLTGYVDFGYVAFLGLGAYGMALAIQNFAHLGLVSIAIGVVAGAIFAAILSLAVGGVALRLRGAYFAIATIGVNEGFRFFIEGTRLWGGTEGIVLSGFMRKTFGSETTNFLSTYVSDVALFFVAFISALITSIYLRSRIGYALLAMREDEEVAKVMGINVTKYKILAFITSAIFAGIIGSLAWTLKLTYVFPEDVFNIVYTVEAIVIVMLGGAGTLLGPLVGGTFYALLKYYLNVIFPGVQLLILAPILIAVVVLFPEGLVGYLKKKVRGTKLEDFVR, from the coding sequence TTGAAGCCAATTAAAGACGTTATTCCAAACCTGATATTCCTGATAATTCTGTTCGTAATCGGATCAAGCGTCGAAGGGATGTGGCAGCCAATAGCTCTGATAATTTTCTACGTAGCTTTGGGACAGGCTTTCAACATCTTCCTCGGCCTGACTGGCTACGTTGATTTCGGCTATGTCGCTTTCCTCGGGCTTGGAGCTTACGGGATGGCTCTCGCAATACAGAACTTCGCCCACTTGGGCTTGGTATCGATTGCGATAGGAGTTGTAGCCGGAGCAATTTTCGCTGCCATCTTATCTTTAGCTGTTGGTGGCGTCGCTTTAAGGCTTAGAGGGGCTTACTTTGCAATAGCAACGATAGGAGTTAACGAAGGTTTCAGGTTCTTTATCGAAGGAACGAGGCTTTGGGGAGGGACAGAAGGAATTGTTCTTTCGGGATTCATGAGAAAAACCTTTGGAAGCGAGACGACGAACTTCCTCTCAACTTACGTTTCCGACGTGGCTTTATTCTTCGTCGCGTTTATTTCCGCTCTAATTACCTCAATATACCTGAGAAGCAGAATAGGATACGCTCTTTTAGCTATGAGGGAGGATGAAGAGGTTGCTAAAGTAATGGGGATAAACGTCACAAAATACAAAATTCTCGCTTTCATAACCAGTGCAATCTTCGCCGGAATTATCGGATCCCTCGCTTGGACTCTGAAGCTTACCTACGTTTTCCCGGAAGACGTCTTTAATATAGTTTACACGGTGGAAGCGATAGTTATAGTCATGCTCGGAGGAGCTGGAACTTTGCTCGGACCGCTCGTAGGTGGAACTTTCTACGCTTTGCTGAAGTACTACCTCAACGTCATATTTCCCGGAGTTCAGCTTTTGATTCTCGCTCCTATTTTAATAGCCGTCGTCGTCCTCTTCCCGGAAGGATTGGTAGGGTATTTAAAGAAGAAGGTTAGAGGTACTAAGTTGGAAGATTTCGTGAGGTGA
- a CDS encoding ABC transporter ATP-binding protein, with translation MLETRDLESGYGEMQVLWGVNLKVNKGSITTILGANGVGKTTTLKTIFGIIKPWKGTVTFKREDVTLKKPHEKVEMGIAYVPEGRHLFPLMTVEENLRLGAYTKRAEERFEENLSFVYDLFPILKERRKQRAGTLSGGEQQMLTIARALMSSPELILMDEPSQGLAPKVVMDLFEVIRKLKEGGLTILLVEQNVYASLEIADYVYLMSEGRIFAEGRRDEISEEDIRKAYVGV, from the coding sequence ATGCTTGAAACGAGAGACCTCGAAAGCGGTTACGGAGAGATGCAGGTGCTGTGGGGCGTGAACTTAAAAGTAAACAAAGGAAGCATAACGACCATCTTGGGAGCGAACGGAGTCGGGAAAACTACGACACTAAAAACGATTTTCGGAATAATCAAACCCTGGAAAGGTACGGTTACGTTCAAAAGAGAGGACGTGACTTTGAAGAAACCCCACGAGAAGGTTGAGATGGGCATAGCATACGTTCCCGAAGGAAGGCACCTCTTTCCTCTAATGACTGTAGAAGAGAACCTGAGGCTCGGAGCTTACACCAAGAGAGCTGAAGAAAGGTTTGAAGAAAACTTAAGCTTCGTCTACGATCTCTTCCCGATTTTAAAAGAGAGAAGAAAGCAGAGAGCCGGAACTTTGAGCGGAGGAGAGCAGCAAATGCTGACGATTGCGAGAGCTTTAATGTCATCTCCGGAGCTCATTCTAATGGACGAACCAAGTCAGGGTTTGGCTCCCAAAGTCGTTATGGACCTTTTCGAGGTAATAAGAAAGTTGAAAGAGGGGGGTTTGACTATACTTCTCGTGGAGCAGAACGTTTACGCATCGCTCGAAATAGCGGATTACGTCTATCTAATGAGCGAAGGAAGAATATTCGCTGAAGGCAGGAGAGACGAAATTAGTGAAGAAGATATAAGGAAAGCTTACGTAGGTGTTTAG
- a CDS encoding DHHA1 domain-containing protein, which yields MLEMIKHEFEKAKIMLDKHDYVRIYAHYDADGISGAAIVSIALMRMGKKVHVSFLKGLNESFEPEDLTIFVDMGSGYPEKISEIKEDVIIVDHHFPVGRIEKENLAHINPHLAGIDGSFEMSASATAYFFAEYLGNNYDLTALALIGIIGDKQKLRGGNLEVVKRGLERGYLERREGLKMISGKVREVLLYSTEPFLNFYGNEDELDKFLEEVSVDGEKEFDELGKEEESRLANGIAIRLLKMNCYPGIFEDVFGEKFYLKNELIKNSIMLSEVVNACGRKSANSIAFAICMRDESYLEKAVSLWREFQEELLEEVVKRIEEVKEGFCIRYLIMEDAPTTGPIASILSRYIFSDKPFIAINVKKSGEVKVSARGNEKLAEKVNLGEVMRKAAEKVGGSGGGHSVAAGANINSDKVEEFLKEVDRLCCSSLS from the coding sequence ATGCTTGAAATGATCAAGCACGAATTCGAGAAAGCTAAAATCATGCTCGACAAGCACGATTACGTTAGAATTTACGCTCACTACGATGCAGACGGGATTTCCGGAGCAGCTATAGTATCGATAGCTTTGATGAGAATGGGAAAGAAAGTTCACGTTTCCTTTCTCAAAGGTTTAAACGAGAGCTTCGAACCTGAAGATCTTACTATTTTCGTTGACATGGGTAGCGGGTATCCCGAAAAAATTTCGGAGATAAAAGAGGATGTCATAATCGTCGATCACCACTTTCCGGTTGGAAGAATCGAAAAAGAGAATTTGGCTCACATAAATCCGCATCTTGCCGGAATAGACGGATCTTTTGAAATGTCCGCAAGCGCCACAGCCTACTTTTTCGCCGAATACTTGGGAAACAACTACGACCTGACGGCTTTAGCTCTAATCGGCATAATAGGAGATAAGCAAAAACTGAGAGGAGGGAACTTAGAGGTCGTTAAGAGGGGTTTGGAGAGGGGCTACTTGGAAAGGAGAGAAGGTTTGAAAATGATATCCGGGAAAGTGAGGGAAGTCCTACTATACTCGACGGAACCTTTTCTGAACTTCTACGGAAATGAAGATGAACTCGACAAATTTCTCGAAGAGGTGAGCGTCGATGGTGAGAAGGAGTTCGACGAGCTCGGTAAAGAAGAGGAAAGCAGGCTTGCTAACGGAATAGCAATAAGACTGCTGAAGATGAACTGCTACCCCGGGATTTTCGAGGACGTTTTCGGAGAAAAGTTCTACTTAAAGAACGAGCTGATAAAAAATTCGATAATGCTCAGCGAAGTCGTGAATGCCTGCGGAAGAAAGTCGGCAAATTCGATAGCCTTTGCGATATGCATGAGGGACGAAAGTTACCTTGAGAAAGCTGTAAGCCTCTGGAGGGAATTTCAGGAAGAGCTTTTGGAGGAGGTCGTAAAAAGGATAGAGGAGGTAAAGGAAGGGTTCTGCATAAGGTATTTGATAATGGAAGACGCTCCAACCACCGGTCCAATAGCCTCAATCCTGTCGAGGTACATCTTTTCTGACAAGCCCTTTATAGCGATAAACGTGAAAAAGAGCGGAGAGGTCAAGGTTTCTGCGAGAGGTAACGAGAAACTTGCCGAGAAAGTCAATTTAGGGGAAGTGATGAGAAAGGCTGCCGAAAAGGTGGGAGGAAGCGGAGGAGGACACAGCGTTGCTGCTGGGGCGAACATAAACTCGGACAAAGTAGAGGAGTTTTTAAAGGAGGTGGACAGACTTTGCTGTTCAAGCTTGAGCTGA
- a CDS encoding branched-chain amino acid ABC transporter permease codes for MALVENLISNLIYGLLLGTIYGISTMGLSIIFGVLRIVNVGHGAFVMIGAFTVYWLFVLYGVIPPAALFFALLFGMIIGFAIFYSGIKRLVDAPELATLLATFGYGLLIEELAKFFWGPEFYGYSWDVGSINLGITLIPYPKLLAALLSVFLAFSVYTFIRKTKFGMAIRAVVEDREGALACGINVNRIYALSFALGIALTMMGGVLVATYTPVGINVYMGGGYTLKAFVIAVLGGLASPIGSFYAGILFGLFENGSYTLLGLIPGIEPFAMTRFIAFVFLLIILLVRPTGLLRGEEL; via the coding sequence ATGGCGTTAGTTGAGAATCTCATCTCCAACTTAATCTACGGTCTTCTCCTCGGAACGATTTACGGAATATCCACGATGGGGTTGAGCATTATATTCGGGGTTCTCAGAATCGTCAACGTCGGGCATGGTGCTTTCGTAATGATTGGAGCTTTCACTGTCTACTGGCTTTTCGTGCTTTACGGAGTGATTCCTCCAGCAGCTCTGTTTTTCGCTTTGCTCTTTGGAATGATCATCGGCTTCGCAATTTTTTACTCCGGAATAAAAAGGCTCGTTGACGCTCCGGAGCTTGCTACCCTTCTCGCCACCTTCGGCTACGGTTTGCTAATAGAAGAGCTCGCTAAATTCTTTTGGGGACCCGAATTTTACGGATACAGCTGGGATGTCGGATCGATAAATCTCGGAATTACTCTAATACCATATCCTAAGCTTCTAGCTGCGCTCCTTTCTGTTTTCCTCGCCTTTTCCGTTTACACGTTCATAAGAAAGACAAAGTTCGGCATGGCGATTAGAGCTGTCGTGGAGGATAGAGAAGGAGCTTTGGCTTGCGGAATAAACGTGAACAGAATCTACGCTCTAAGCTTCGCCTTGGGAATAGCCCTCACTATGATGGGAGGAGTACTCGTCGCAACGTACACTCCGGTGGGAATAAACGTTTATATGGGAGGAGGCTACACTCTGAAAGCTTTCGTTATTGCCGTTCTTGGCGGGCTCGCTTCTCCAATCGGCTCTTTCTACGCTGGAATTCTCTTCGGACTCTTCGAAAACGGCTCTTACACTCTCCTCGGCTTGATTCCGGGAATTGAGCCATTTGCAATGACGAGGTTCATAGCCTTCGTTTTCCTTCTGATAATCCTTCTCGTAAGACCTACCGGATTGCTGAGGGGTGAAGAACTTTGA